From Centroberyx gerrardi isolate f3 chromosome 15, fCenGer3.hap1.cur.20231027, whole genome shotgun sequence:
CAAGTTTGTCCAAAAGaacactgtgtgtatgtcttttgGAAGTTTTCAACAATCACTCTTTGCAAAAGACTGTGGTGTATTGTTGCAAAGCACGTCTTCCTCTTCTATTATTGCCAATTTCTGTTTGAGCATGAACACTTCACTCCAAAGACTGACTGGAAAAGGCAGTTTGGTAGACAATACTTTCACAATATATGCAGTTACAACACCAAGTGGGCAGGAAAACTAGAGCCGCAATTACACTGTTGTAACAATGAACTATGTCTGTTAAATAAGTATCACCTGACTAATCTTGCCACAGCTGtctataataatctttatttatgtaaCACTCTCCAAAACAAAGTGatttacaacagaataaaaaaacagaaaaagcaataaaaaaactgtaaaaagtaTAAGAGCAAGGCAAGAGTCATAAAAGTGAGGGCAAAACATTAATAAAaggtcattacataaaagcaagtctataaaaatgagcttgaaaaagttatttaaaagatgatacagatttaACCAGCCTGAGCTCCGTAGGCGATACAAAGTCTAAGAACCCTGATGGCAAACAACTGATCACCACTTGTTTATAATCCGGACTTTGGAACAGGCAATAGGAACCTGCCTGAGGACTTCAGCTACGATCTGGCTCAAATGGGGTTAAAAGGTTTACCAATTTCTCTCTGACTTGAGTACTTGGTACAGGTTCAGTGCatttaaaggatacggctggtgtttttaaatacatttcttattgtCAACAactcctatgaaaataacaaaatcaacaatgtgtttgctctagaGTTGTCACAGTGGTGCCATTTTGACACTGGTGTCGTTTCCCTCCTCAACACCGGCCATACCGGTTATACCGCCTGTCGCCACTAGAGGGTCTAAGCACTATCAAACTCActacaatgaaagtgaaacttaaaattcctctccaaactcGTGTGTGTTAACGgcatttgtaaacagtaacactttttaatcagagatttataacactgctcaacactcagagagTTCATGTGAGTGCAGGTCAgattctggcatattgcccttctttaggctcccattggattgtactggacacattactgtcattaggtaaggacaaataattaatcctattcatcctaatccatcatattagtgatcagatattagtgatcagtatgttgttagtatgtccatttatcatttagtgcctaacttgaacatggaagctctgaatatgtgcttttattttacaaaatacaaaataacggtattcccggtgtggggcTAATAACACCGGTGTGGACTCCAAGACCGTATGCCACCGGTAACACCGCCCACCGTGACAACCCtagtttgctctactcccattattttccgacttcccacgtaccgtttttagccttcaacctggaagtcattggctccaattgtaagctaaaaacctttaaatacagctcacaaagacatggtttcaattttaaaaatcgttaactgttaccatgaaaagtcaggctattgtcgttattaccaaatcaaattcaaatgggaacaaattcttcattaccaCTGgaactattttcagtgctacggaactactttcctgagatggaaaacgtgtttacagtcggcttattaagttgtttgaggaaaaagtcggctggcccggtgcattgcaatgatgaaatatgctgccagagcaacgacatggctctgtgacgtgtttttaatcgttttatTAATAccatgcagttctatggctactgggacatggctttattgggaatcggctacatggacaagacttgttagcaaaacaaattcattgctgattttgttattttcataggatttgttgacggtaagaaatgcattaaaaaacaccagccttatcctttaagaaacTGGCAGACACCAATCCTATGCTTTAGAAATTCACGTTTGATTCTGGATGAACTGATCTCAGTGGGAAACGTGAGACAGAGCAAACGCCTGCCAGTCACCCGAGAGCTCTCACCTTTAGGGGCTAGGTTGAGCATGTCTCCAGCCTGCACAGAAATCTCCTCCTCAGACGCAGCCGTGAAGTCGTACTCTGCTCTGGCCACTACATGGTCGTCCTCCCCGCTGGCCCAGTTAGTCGctaaacaaagaaatacaacaaaagTTTATTCTGTTGGGAGGAAAAGAAACGATACATATACCGCTGCTCTGACTTTCTCTTGTCtacaaaatctttttttcctccttgtgATTTACAGTGACAgcttacacacagacaccaaaacatAAATGCAGTTCTCACCACTTTCTTCAGGCCCTGGGTTGGAGCTCAGCAGTTTCCAGATCAGGTAGGGTCCCCCCAGGACTACAGCTAAAAACAGGAAGATCGGCCATGACTTAACAGCTCCGGCTCTGTGTTCCTCCGTCCCTGCTCCAAACCCTCTGGGTGCAGTAGTGGCCAGGGCATCACTAGCACTGTCTGCCCACAAGTCCTCAGTTTCGGCGTCTGACCTCAGCCCCAGCAGCCTCTGTAACCGTCGGTAGAGGTAGCGCAAGGTGCGCACCAGGGCGAAGGCCGACAAAACTCGAGTGAAATGCGTCCGTAGCCGCGTCAAGTGGTTGGCGACGTCCAGCACGGCGCGGAAGCTGTTGTAGACGGCCGAGAAGGTGGCGTCCAGCATCATGCTAACTGAGGTGAAGGCCTGGACGATGCTCTCGATGGACTGGAAGGCCCCGCGGCTGCTCTCCTCCGCCTGCTGCACGAACCGACTGGGGGCCACGTCATCCGTCTGGGGGAAGCGGCTGTACCCTCCCAGGCCATAGTTGCCGCCATAGCTGTAGGGGCTGTACCCCCCGTACATGGAGCTCCCGTAGGGGCTGTAAGACGAGGTGAAAGAGCCATACGCTGGACGGTAGGACTGTTGCTGGACGGGGCGAGGGGGCACCGGGGGTGCCATCCTGGTCAGGACAGGGGGGCCTGCAGAAGTGGAGGGACCCATGGTCGGTGTGAAGTCTGTAGACCTGGTGAGGTGTTTGGAGAGAAGGTCAAGTCAAGAGATAGGATTCAAAATACATGTTTGGTGAATCTATGTTTGTAAAAATTCTTGCCACAGATGTGTGGGATTTCAATCAACCTAGGGCCCACTGTTTGAAATAAAGCAGATTAATATAATCTGTTTGAATACCACAATATTTCATCACCATTTGTTCTACTTGTGAAGAAAATGACAAACTTTAAGTTTAAGGCTTTAAGTTTGTCACGCAACAGGAAACATCAATATGATATTGACCTAATGCGAGTTTTAAAAACATAATCAAACTGCATGCGTACAACACTGATCAATGAGTTATGTTGTTGAATTTGCTTGCGCATAATTAATTTACCATGACTTCACTCTAGTTTGACAAACTCAAAAGTTATTGCCAAAAACTGCGCCTACTAGTGAATTAGCGCCGAGAGGTTTTCTCGTATGGAGAGCACGACACAACAGTCTGCATTGAAGTCTGGTAATCTAAATTTGTTTAGTTACAGGCAAACGTATATAGCTCGTAAAACATGACATG
This genomic window contains:
- the pex13 gene encoding peroxisome biogenesis factor 13, with translation MASQPPPKPWERRIPGAMSAPVNYRSTDFTPTMGPSTSAGPPVLTRMAPPVPPRPVQQQSYRPAYGSFTSSYSPYGSSMYGGYSPYSYGGNYGLGGYSRFPQTDDVAPSRFVQQAEESSRGAFQSIESIVQAFTSVSMMLDATFSAVYNSFRAVLDVANHLTRLRTHFTRVLSAFALVRTLRYLYRRLQRLLGLRSDAETEDLWADSASDALATTAPRGFGAGTEEHRAGAVKSWPIFLFLAVVLGGPYLIWKLLSSNPGPEESATNWASGEDDHVVARAEYDFTAASEEEISVQAGDMLNLAPKEQQPRVRGWLLASVDGQTTGLVPANYVKVLGKRRGRKHAELERLAQAQQGNPQAPQTASATGPQPHLAPGFTPGLGSASTSAAPEELLESVYSEAPTSFSVRTSNSSMPSSTVLNIPDKIDL